One window of the Actinomyces wuliandei genome contains the following:
- a CDS encoding ATP-binding protein yields MTLRPPPAPEPAGAAPEAPPVPVPGRPAQRLPLRRPPRGLRLLASRSSAASQGSGPGRPRVPRLLAGVCSGVAAHLGLPSWLVRAGFLALGMLGGAGLLLYALLWVAVPAGDPWAQEDGLPPARARLATRTVARGPGRTASSGRQGVIDGSPFILAAVLLAAWRLDLLERAGSLVIILIVVAGVALAWSQGEAVLAPGRSAGAVLRLLGGTALAAVGILAWVASDSPPGEILSGALAGGAVIAGVGAVLVPLWLRTARALTETREAEAREAERADIAAHLHDSVLQTLTLIRRRAAEPETVARLARSQERELRAWLYTDRPEPGTSVSDAFRDLVGEVEDRYGVAVDLVCVGDRVPDRDTEVVVAASREALSNAVRHGAPPVSLYLEAGPERLEVFVRDRGPGFDLEAVAPDRHGVRESIIARMERHGGSARVRRLEAGTEVALSLPAPTAQDA; encoded by the coding sequence GTGACCCTCCGGCCTCCTCCCGCCCCCGAGCCAGCCGGTGCGGCTCCTGAGGCTCCTCCGGTGCCCGTACCCGGCAGGCCCGCCCAGCGGCTCCCCCTGCGCCGCCCGCCCAGGGGCCTCAGGCTGCTCGCCTCCCGCTCGTCAGCCGCATCCCAGGGCTCCGGGCCAGGACGCCCCCGTGTCCCCCGCCTGCTGGCTGGAGTGTGCTCCGGGGTCGCAGCGCACCTGGGGCTGCCGTCCTGGTTGGTGCGCGCGGGGTTCCTGGCGTTGGGTATGCTCGGTGGAGCGGGCCTTCTTCTCTACGCCCTGCTGTGGGTCGCGGTCCCTGCCGGGGACCCGTGGGCACAGGAGGACGGGCTCCCCCCGGCGCGTGCCCGCCTGGCTACCAGGACCGTTGCCAGGGGACCCGGGAGGACCGCCTCCAGTGGCCGCCAGGGGGTCATTGACGGCAGCCCCTTCATCCTGGCCGCTGTGCTGCTTGCGGCCTGGCGCCTGGACCTGCTGGAGCGGGCGGGCAGCCTGGTCATCATCCTCATCGTCGTCGCCGGGGTCGCCTTGGCCTGGTCCCAGGGCGAGGCCGTTCTCGCCCCCGGGCGCAGCGCAGGCGCCGTCCTCAGGCTCCTGGGCGGCACCGCCCTGGCTGCCGTGGGCATCCTGGCCTGGGTCGCCAGCGACAGCCCTCCCGGCGAGATCCTCTCCGGGGCGCTGGCGGGGGGCGCCGTCATCGCCGGGGTCGGTGCGGTCCTGGTCCCCCTGTGGCTGAGGACAGCCCGTGCGCTCACCGAGACCCGTGAGGCCGAGGCCCGTGAGGCCGAGCGGGCCGACATCGCCGCGCACCTCCACGACTCGGTGCTGCAGACGCTCACCCTCATCCGCAGGCGGGCGGCGGAGCCGGAGACGGTGGCCCGGCTGGCGCGCTCCCAGGAGCGCGAGCTGCGCGCGTGGCTGTACACGGACCGGCCTGAGCCTGGCACCTCCGTGTCTGACGCCTTCAGGGACCTGGTGGGTGAGGTCGAGGACCGCTACGGCGTGGCCGTGGACCTCGTCTGCGTGGGTGACCGTGTCCCGGACCGTGACACCGAGGTCGTGGTGGCTGCCTCCCGTGAGGCCCTGTCCAACGCCGTGCGTCACGGTGCCCCACCGGTGTCGCTCTACCTGGAGGCGGGTCCCGAGCGCCTGGAGGTGTTCGTGCGGGACCGAGGGCCCGGCTTTGACCTTGAGGCCGTGGCGCCGGACCGGCACGGGGTGCGTGAGTCCATCATCGCGCGCATGGAGCGTCACGGCGGCAGCGCACGTGTGCGCAGGCTCGAGGCGGGCACGGAGGTCGCCTTGTCCCTGCCTGCGCCCACCGCCCAGGACGCCTAG
- a CDS encoding response regulator transcription factor produces MSVPPPSVPSPSVLETSSHLRVLVVDDHVLVRAGVRAELSTHAPDLEVVAEASDVEGAVAAVHALAPDVVLLDVHLPGGDGGGGAEVVTACRDVEASRFLALSVSDAAEDVVAVIRAGARGYVTKAISPQDLAQAVRRVAAGDAAFSPRLAGFVLDAFGTGAGEVAVADSELDRLSAREREVMRLIARGYTYKECASELFISVKTVETHVSAVLRKLQLSNRNELTRWAAARRLV; encoded by the coding sequence GTGTCCGTCCCTCCGCCGTCCGTCCCCTCACCGTCCGTCCTGGAGACGTCCTCGCACCTGCGTGTCCTCGTTGTCGACGACCACGTCCTGGTGCGTGCGGGAGTGCGTGCCGAGCTGAGCACTCACGCGCCGGACCTGGAGGTCGTGGCTGAGGCCAGCGACGTCGAGGGGGCTGTCGCCGCAGTGCACGCCCTGGCACCTGACGTGGTCCTGCTTGACGTGCACCTTCCGGGAGGAGACGGTGGGGGAGGGGCTGAGGTGGTGACCGCCTGCCGTGACGTGGAGGCGAGCCGCTTCCTGGCGCTGTCGGTCTCCGACGCGGCGGAGGACGTCGTTGCCGTCATCCGTGCCGGTGCCCGGGGCTACGTCACCAAGGCCATCTCCCCGCAGGACCTGGCCCAGGCGGTACGCCGCGTCGCCGCCGGGGACGCTGCCTTCTCGCCCCGGCTGGCCGGCTTCGTCCTGGACGCCTTCGGGACCGGGGCGGGGGAGGTGGCGGTGGCTGACTCCGAGCTGGACCGACTGTCCGCCCGTGAGCGTGAGGTGATGCGCCTGATCGCCCGCGGCTACACCTACAAGGAGTGCGCTTCCGAGCTCTTCATCTCTGTCAAGACCGTGGAGACCCACGTCTCTGCGGTCCTGCGCAAGCTCCAGCTGTCCAACCGCAACGAGCTGACCCGCTGGGCTGCGGCGCGGCGCCTGGTGTGA
- a CDS encoding L-threonylcarbamoyladenylate synthase, translated as MRTVSRQQETVAAAGAGEAAAEHVRAGGLVALPTDTVYGLGCRAADAQAVTRLLAAKGRDSRKPPPVLVADAAELDSLVPLVPPVARALVQAFWPGALTLVLDARPGLGWWLGQTSATIAVRMPDHPVALALLRDVGPMAVTSANRSGQAPATDADGVRAAFPDRVLPPGGDARGQDGRDRDVLHDILLVDSGPTPGPLPSTIVDLSGPRGHADQPRVIRHGVLDPRRLAEVVAASWEGADAARDLAGDAAPVRAGQVSEEAGR; from the coding sequence ATGCGCACCGTGAGTCGGCAGCAGGAGACCGTGGCAGCAGCAGGAGCAGGAGAGGCGGCTGCGGAGCACGTGCGTGCTGGCGGCCTCGTGGCCCTGCCGACTGACACCGTCTACGGGCTGGGGTGCAGGGCTGCTGACGCCCAGGCCGTGACCCGGCTCCTGGCGGCCAAGGGGCGTGACAGCCGCAAGCCGCCTCCTGTCCTTGTCGCCGACGCCGCAGAGCTGGACAGCCTGGTGCCCCTGGTGCCTCCTGTCGCCCGTGCCCTCGTGCAGGCCTTCTGGCCCGGAGCGCTGACTCTTGTCCTCGACGCCAGGCCCGGTCTGGGCTGGTGGCTGGGGCAGACCTCGGCGACCATCGCGGTGCGCATGCCCGACCACCCTGTGGCCCTGGCGCTGCTGCGTGACGTGGGTCCGATGGCGGTGACCTCAGCCAACCGTTCCGGTCAGGCGCCCGCCACTGACGCCGACGGCGTGCGCGCCGCCTTTCCCGACAGGGTGCTGCCGCCTGGCGGGGACGCTCGCGGCCAGGACGGCCGAGACCGGGACGTCCTGCATGACATCCTGCTTGTCGACTCCGGCCCCACCCCGGGTCCCCTACCCTCCACCATCGTCGACCTCTCCGGTCCCCGTGGCCACGCCGACCAGCCGCGCGTGATACGCCACGGGGTCCTGGACCCCCGGCGCCTGGCTGAGGTCGTCGCTGCCTCCTGGGAGGGTGCGGACGCCGCCAGGGACTTAGCCGGGGACGCCGCCCCGGTACGTGCCGGACAGGTGAGCGAGGAGGCAGGGAGGTGA
- a CDS encoding MraY family glycosyltransferase has protein sequence MRVYLLVLLVAAAGTYVTVPVVRHVALVSNALTPVRARDVHSTPIPRLGGVAMFVGLLLAVTVASRIPYLSNVIDSSAWAVVLGAGLVCLLGVVDDLWELDWATKLAGQVLASGAMAWQGVQLLTFPVGGLTIGSSRLSLVSTVLVVLVAINAVNWMDGLDGLAAGIVGIGATAFFLYVYVLTRATSPESYTSLAATVVAALIGVCVGFLPYNFNPATIFMGDSGSMQLGLVSAASTIIVTGQIDPGSFEGSRAVPAFLPILLPLVVLLLPVVDMVRLILRRVLAGNSPFHADRMHMHHRLLASGHSHRRAVLVMYVWAAAASFPVAALGFLPLWWVLVGTLAGAVLALVATVDMMPGVRGMVARRTGARHVRVVSSRLVSGTGEVSLPASGQAPHGAETGAVAGAEESVTSSHGSQAARPQVPPRGAAGGHPTGREASW, from the coding sequence GTGAGGGTCTACCTGCTTGTCCTTCTCGTGGCGGCTGCGGGAACCTACGTGACGGTCCCCGTGGTGCGCCACGTCGCCCTGGTGAGCAACGCGCTTACCCCGGTGCGTGCCCGTGACGTCCACTCCACGCCCATCCCGCGCCTGGGCGGTGTGGCCATGTTCGTCGGCCTGCTGCTGGCTGTCACCGTGGCCTCCAGGATCCCCTACCTCTCCAACGTCATCGACTCCTCGGCGTGGGCCGTGGTCCTGGGAGCCGGCCTGGTGTGCCTCCTGGGGGTGGTTGACGACCTGTGGGAGCTGGACTGGGCGACCAAGCTGGCAGGGCAGGTGCTGGCCTCGGGGGCTATGGCCTGGCAGGGGGTCCAGCTGCTGACCTTTCCCGTCGGCGGACTGACGATCGGGTCCTCGCGCCTGTCCCTGGTCTCCACGGTCCTGGTCGTCCTGGTGGCCATCAACGCCGTGAACTGGATGGACGGCCTGGACGGGCTGGCCGCAGGGATCGTCGGTATCGGCGCCACCGCGTTCTTCCTCTACGTCTACGTGCTGACCCGCGCCACCAGCCCGGAGTCCTACACCTCCCTGGCGGCTACCGTCGTGGCGGCCCTCATCGGCGTGTGTGTGGGCTTCCTGCCCTACAACTTCAACCCGGCGACGATCTTCATGGGCGACTCCGGGTCCATGCAGCTGGGCCTGGTCTCGGCCGCCTCGACCATCATCGTGACCGGTCAGATCGACCCGGGCAGCTTCGAGGGGTCCCGGGCGGTGCCCGCCTTCCTGCCGATCCTCCTGCCGCTGGTCGTCCTGCTGCTGCCCGTGGTGGACATGGTCCGGCTCATACTCCGTCGTGTCCTGGCCGGGAACAGCCCCTTCCACGCCGACCGGATGCACATGCACCACCGGCTGCTGGCCTCAGGCCACTCCCACCGTCGTGCGGTGCTGGTGATGTACGTGTGGGCTGCGGCTGCCTCCTTCCCGGTGGCCGCCTTGGGCTTCCTGCCCCTGTGGTGGGTCCTGGTCGGTACCCTGGCGGGGGCCGTCCTGGCCCTCGTGGCCACTGTGGACATGATGCCGGGGGTGCGCGGCATGGTAGCGCGGCGTACCGGCGCCCGGCACGTCCGGGTGGTCTCCTCCCGGCTGGTGTCAGGAACGGGCGAGGTCTCGCTTCCCGCCAGCGGTCAGGCCCCCCATGGTGCCGAGACAGGTGCTGTGGCAGGTGCAGAGGAGTCGGTGACGTCGTCCCACGGGTCGCAGGCCGCACGGCCTCAGGTACCGCCGAGGGGCGCAGCAGGAGGACACCCAACAGGTAGGGAGGCATCGTGGTAG
- a CDS encoding pseudouridine synthase, whose product MVAHQRYGERQRDDDGAQAWPAARQDQQQGVSASALLGAVARVRRSLGVVVVAMTVLEAVWVVLGNVRAPLGTFLVAAVAVAVLLASVWLLLGRMVRSGPGLMVVWVGGGYLLRLAILGAALVGGRVLALDTRVIGVSLILAVLAGMACETAALVRVRGDVDPAPPGGQPPVR is encoded by the coding sequence GTGGTAGCCCACCAGCGGTACGGTGAGCGGCAGCGCGACGACGACGGCGCGCAGGCCTGGCCGGCGGCTCGGCAGGATCAGCAGCAGGGAGTGTCGGCCTCGGCGCTGCTCGGGGCCGTGGCCCGGGTTCGGCGCTCTCTCGGTGTGGTTGTCGTGGCCATGACCGTCCTGGAGGCAGTCTGGGTGGTCCTGGGCAACGTCCGCGCCCCCCTGGGCACCTTTCTCGTGGCGGCGGTGGCGGTGGCGGTCCTGCTGGCCTCAGTCTGGCTCCTCCTGGGGCGTATGGTGCGTTCCGGCCCCGGCCTCATGGTGGTCTGGGTGGGGGGCGGGTACCTTCTCCGCCTGGCCATCCTGGGCGCTGCCCTCGTGGGCGGGCGGGTGCTTGCCCTGGACACCAGGGTCATCGGTGTCTCCCTCATCCTGGCGGTCCTGGCTGGGATGGCCTGTGAGACGGCGGCCCTGGTGCGGGTACGGGGAGACGTGGATCCCGCCCCGCCCGGGGGCCAGCCCCCGGTTCGCTGA